The following are encoded in a window of Primulina eburnea isolate SZY01 chromosome 4, ASM2296580v1, whole genome shotgun sequence genomic DNA:
- the LOC140830049 gene encoding uncharacterized protein → MPPLFSSISEVNPSKTQWSLRVRLVRCYQVPVFQKNTFSLECVFHDREGDRIHGSIKKDEVMQRLKPILREGHIFAIKNMVVAKNGMTFKTIKNKYKIIFIANTHVCEIFEDTFPNLMYEFKSFPALSTASDVVDDTTLFGKIGYLVLYGEILWIKSQPMWKMLHQFGAVYGNPAT, encoded by the exons ATGCCTCCATTGTTCAGCTCTATCTCTGAGGTGAACCCTTCGAAAACACAATGGTCCCTTAGAGTCAGATTGGTTCGGTGCTATCAAGTTCCTGTATTTCAAAAGAACACATTTAGCTTAGAATGTGTTTTCCATGATCGAGaa GGTGATCGCATACATGGTAGCATAAAAAAGGATGAGGTGATGCAAAGGTTGAAACCAATTCTCAGAGAAGGGCATATTTTTGCCATAAAAAACATGGTGGTGGCAAAAAATGGAATGACATTCAAGACCATAAAGAACAAATACAAGATTATTTTTATTGCAAACACTCATGTCTGTGAAATTTTCGAAGATACATTTCCCAATTTGATGTATGAGTTCAAGTCTTTTCCTGCACTATCCACTGCATCAGATGTAGTGGATGACACAACCCTTTTTG GAAAAATAGGTTACCTTGTACTTTATGGGGAGATTTTGTGGATAAAATCACAGCCTATGTGGAAAATGTTG CATCAGTTTGGCGCCGTCTATGGGAACCCTGCCACCTGA